One window of Microbacterium sediminis genomic DNA carries:
- a CDS encoding DUF3117 domain-containing protein, protein MAAMKPRTGDGPMEAVKEGRLIIVRVPLEGGGRLVVSVNDDEAKELYGVLGEVVGAA, encoded by the coding sequence ATGGCAGCCATGAAGCCCAGAACCGGTGACGGACCGATGGAGGCCGTGAAGGAGGGGCGCCTCATCATCGTGCGCGTTCCGCTGGAAGGCGGCGGCCGTCTGGTCGTCTCCGTGAACGATGACGAGGCCAAGGAGCTCTACGGCGTCCTCGGCGAGGTTGTCGGCGCCGCCTGA
- a CDS encoding magnesium transporter MgtE N-terminal domain-containing protein: protein MSTQRVFVARLAGCPVFDPSGDRLGRVRDVVVVYRSSGSPRVIGLVIEIPGRRHVFLSIGRVTSISHGQVITTGLINVRRFQPRAGEVRVMAEMIGRRVRFVDGSGTAVIEDIAVEPNRLGEWSVGQLFLRKPKTSASPFAKGATTFAMWNEVREQVKPGEAQSAEHLAQSFADLKPADLANTLLDLPEARLIEVAEELSDDRLADALEEMPEEDQVRILERLGDERAANILDSMDPDDAADVLAELPKERLEELLELMEPDEADDVRELLKYGADTAGGLMTTEPIIMPADATIAEALALIRRHELHPALAASVFVTLPPYETPTGRFLGAVHFQRMLRYPPHERIGAILDDTLEPLLTTAPTAEVARRLASYDLVSMPVVDRAHRLVGVVTVDDVLDHLLPDDWRSQEADDARVTAPQSTGTITLPPGSVR from the coding sequence GTGAGCACGCAGAGGGTCTTCGTCGCGCGACTGGCAGGATGCCCGGTCTTCGACCCCTCCGGCGATCGTCTCGGCCGCGTCCGCGACGTCGTCGTCGTGTACCGAAGTTCCGGCTCGCCCCGCGTCATCGGGCTCGTCATCGAGATCCCCGGGCGCCGGCACGTGTTCCTGTCGATCGGTCGGGTCACGTCGATCTCCCACGGCCAGGTCATCACGACCGGCCTCATCAACGTGCGCCGGTTCCAGCCCCGCGCGGGCGAGGTGCGGGTGATGGCCGAGATGATCGGCCGCCGCGTGCGCTTCGTCGACGGCAGCGGCACCGCGGTGATCGAGGACATCGCCGTCGAGCCCAACCGGCTCGGCGAGTGGTCGGTCGGGCAGCTGTTCCTGCGCAAGCCCAAGACGAGCGCGTCGCCGTTCGCGAAGGGCGCCACCACGTTCGCCATGTGGAACGAGGTGCGCGAGCAGGTCAAGCCGGGCGAGGCCCAGTCGGCCGAGCACCTGGCGCAGAGCTTCGCCGACCTCAAGCCCGCCGACCTCGCCAACACGCTGCTCGATCTGCCGGAGGCGCGTCTCATCGAGGTCGCCGAGGAGCTCTCGGACGACCGCCTCGCCGACGCGCTCGAGGAGATGCCCGAGGAGGACCAGGTGCGCATCCTGGAGCGCCTGGGCGACGAGCGCGCGGCGAACATCCTCGACTCGATGGACCCCGACGACGCCGCCGACGTGCTCGCGGAGCTGCCGAAGGAGCGCCTGGAGGAGCTGCTCGAGCTCATGGAGCCCGACGAGGCCGACGACGTGCGCGAGCTGCTCAAGTACGGTGCCGACACCGCCGGCGGCCTGATGACGACCGAGCCGATCATCATGCCCGCCGACGCCACGATCGCCGAGGCCCTCGCGCTGATCCGGCGGCACGAGCTGCACCCCGCCCTCGCCGCGAGCGTGTTCGTCACGCTGCCGCCCTACGAGACGCCGACCGGTCGGTTCCTCGGCGCCGTGCACTTCCAGCGCATGCTGCGCTATCCCCCGCACGAGCGCATCGGCGCGATCCTCGACGACACCCTCGAGCCGCTGCTCACCACGGCCCCCACCGCCGAGGTGGCACGGCGCCTGGCCAGCTACGACCTCGTGTCGATGCCCGTGGTCGACCGCGCCCACCGGCTCGTCGGCGTCGTGACGGTCGACGACGTCCTCGACCACCTGCTGCCCGACGACTGGCGCTCGCAGGAGGCCGATGACGCGCGCGTGACCGCGCCGCAGTCCACCGGCACGATCACCCTGCCGCCCGGGAGCGTGCGGTGA
- a CDS encoding Mrp/NBP35 family ATP-binding protein, with product MTDLAARVLEAVGRVSDPELRRPLAELDMVRGVTADGADVRVEIALTIVGCPAADRIESDVRAAATAVPGVASVDLEVGVMTPAERQALTERLRGGPARVMPFGPDSLTRVIAVTSGKGGVGKSSVTANLAVALAQRGLKVGIVDADVHGFSIPALLGLSRDGEIAQPTQLDDLMLPPVAHGVKAISIGMFLQRGQDGRLGAVAWRGPMLHRTVQQFLTDVYFGDLDVLLLDMPPGTGDVAISVGQLLPHADVLVVTTPQAAASDVAVRSGLVARQTGQRVLGVVENMAAMTLPDGTALDLFGAGGGDEVAAALSEGGETVPVLASIPLSPALRRAGDAGDPVVASQPDDPAARAIAGLAERIAGLPRGLAGRKLPVALG from the coding sequence GTGACCGACCTCGCCGCCCGCGTGCTCGAGGCCGTCGGCCGCGTCTCCGATCCGGAGCTGCGCCGCCCGCTCGCCGAGCTCGACATGGTGCGCGGCGTCACGGCGGACGGCGCCGACGTGCGCGTGGAGATCGCGCTGACGATCGTGGGCTGCCCCGCCGCCGACCGGATCGAGTCCGACGTGCGGGCCGCGGCCACCGCCGTGCCCGGCGTGGCGTCCGTCGACCTCGAGGTCGGCGTGATGACCCCGGCCGAGCGCCAGGCGCTCACGGAGAGGCTGCGCGGCGGTCCCGCGCGGGTCATGCCGTTCGGCCCCGACTCGCTCACCCGCGTCATCGCCGTCACGAGCGGCAAGGGCGGCGTGGGCAAGTCGAGCGTGACGGCGAACCTCGCGGTCGCGCTCGCGCAGCGGGGCCTGAAGGTCGGGATCGTCGACGCCGACGTGCATGGCTTCTCGATCCCGGCACTGTTGGGCCTGTCCCGCGACGGCGAGATCGCGCAGCCCACGCAGCTCGACGACCTCATGCTGCCGCCCGTGGCGCACGGGGTGAAGGCCATCTCGATCGGGATGTTTCTGCAGCGGGGCCAGGACGGCCGGCTGGGCGCCGTGGCGTGGCGCGGGCCGATGCTGCACCGCACCGTGCAGCAGTTCCTCACCGACGTGTACTTCGGCGACCTCGATGTGCTGCTCCTCGACATGCCGCCCGGCACGGGCGACGTCGCCATCTCGGTCGGGCAGCTGCTCCCCCACGCCGACGTGCTCGTCGTGACGACCCCGCAGGCCGCCGCGTCCGACGTGGCGGTGCGCAGCGGGCTCGTCGCGCGGCAGACCGGTCAGCGGGTGCTGGGCGTCGTCGAGAACATGGCCGCCATGACGCTGCCCGACGGCACCGCGCTCGACCTGTTCGGCGCCGGCGGGGGCGACGAGGTCGCCGCCGCGCTCTCGGAGGGCGGCGAGACCGTCCCGGTGCTGGCCTCCATCCCCCTCAGTCCCGCCCTGCGCCGCGCGGGCGACGCGGGCGACCCCGTCGTGGCGTCGCAGCCCGACGACCCGGCCGCGCGAGCGATCGCGGGCCTGGCGGAGCGGATCGCGGGCCTGCCGCGTGGGCTCGCCGGCCGCAAGCTCCCCGTCGCCCTCGGCTGA
- a CDS encoding alpha/beta family hydrolase: MTERIHVPVALPGGETLITAAWHGPAGDAPTVAIAHGAGAGMDHPFLVGLAEALGELGVRTLRFNFPYVEAGRRLPGAAAHAILAWRAVLAEAHRRAPRVWACGKSYGGRMASMAAAEGDFRVEGLIYLGYPLHQPGRPEKPRAEHLPRVTVPQLFVEGENDPFIQPREQLEEVVATCRDARIAWIAGANHSFEVKGARRPADEIGRGLAPLVADATHA, from the coding sequence GTGACCGAGCGGATCCACGTGCCCGTCGCCCTGCCGGGCGGCGAGACGCTGATCACGGCCGCGTGGCACGGCCCCGCCGGCGACGCGCCGACCGTCGCGATCGCTCACGGTGCGGGCGCCGGCATGGACCATCCGTTCCTCGTCGGTCTCGCCGAGGCGCTGGGCGAGCTGGGCGTGCGCACGCTCCGGTTCAACTTCCCCTACGTCGAGGCGGGCCGGCGCCTGCCGGGCGCCGCGGCGCACGCGATTCTCGCCTGGCGCGCCGTGCTCGCCGAGGCCCATCGCCGCGCGCCGCGCGTGTGGGCCTGCGGCAAGTCCTACGGCGGGCGCATGGCGTCGATGGCGGCCGCTGAGGGCGACTTCCGCGTCGAGGGGCTGATCTACCTCGGCTATCCGCTGCACCAGCCGGGGCGGCCCGAGAAGCCGCGAGCCGAGCATCTGCCGCGCGTGACGGTGCCGCAGCTGTTCGTCGAGGGCGAGAACGACCCCTTCATCCAGCCGCGCGAGCAGCTCGAGGAGGTCGTGGCGACGTGCCGCGACGCGCGGATCGCGTGGATCGCGGGCGCCAATCACTCCTTCGAGGTGAAGGGCGCCCGCCGCCCGGCCGACGAGATCGGGCGCGGGCTCGCGCCGCTCGTGGCGGACGCGACCCACGCCTGA
- a CDS encoding DUF1003 domain-containing protein yields MARAQDFDSPRGRSPRFVESAPRSSDRFGRATEWVARAMGTPWFLLLLTMFCVVWMVWNTLAPPAWRFDSAALGFTALTLMLSLQASYAAPLILLAQNRQDDRDRVAMEQDRQRAERNLADTEYMAREIVALRMTIDDLSERQITREFLRDELRALLAELEDPSTADERAAEERRRDRQRERP; encoded by the coding sequence ATGGCGCGGGCACAGGACTTCGACTCGCCCCGCGGCCGCTCGCCGCGCTTCGTCGAGTCGGCGCCGCGCAGCAGCGATCGCTTCGGCCGCGCGACCGAGTGGGTGGCGCGCGCGATGGGCACGCCGTGGTTCCTGCTCCTGCTCACGATGTTCTGCGTCGTGTGGATGGTGTGGAACACGCTCGCGCCGCCGGCGTGGCGCTTCGACTCCGCCGCGCTCGGGTTCACGGCCCTCACGCTCATGCTGTCGCTGCAGGCGTCGTACGCCGCGCCGCTCATCCTCCTCGCGCAGAACCGCCAGGACGACCGCGACCGCGTGGCGATGGAGCAGGATCGCCAGCGCGCCGAGCGCAACCTCGCCGACACCGAGTACATGGCCCGCGAGATCGTGGCGCTGCGCATGACGATCGACGACCTCAGCGAGCGGCAGATCACGCGCGAGTTCCTGCGCGACGAGCTGCGCGCGCTGCTGGCCGAGCTCGAGGACCCGTCGACCGCCGACGAGCGCGCGGCCGAGGAGCGCCGCCGCGACCGGCAGCGGGAGCGCCCGTGA
- a CDS encoding general stress protein codes for MSMMGGAGRTPQNVGETIARYGDYEGAQKAVSKLIEADIPAREISIVWAGLKAVEMVTGRMGWARAAWSGALNGAFLGLMFGAVFTLLSPSLEITVLMGCLLVGVAIGMIMQLLGYALTRRRRDYTSITAPIADHYEIAVSGTHVSSARRILGGGDGSGPAAPTAPAAPTVAPADLEPPRYGIRIQDQRPAAPEPQWAPVAEDPAPSAPAADAEIPPVTRPDEDRDDRDDDQPPAPTGSA; via the coding sequence ATGAGCATGATGGGTGGAGCCGGCCGCACGCCCCAGAACGTGGGCGAGACGATCGCGCGTTACGGGGACTACGAGGGTGCGCAGAAGGCGGTGTCCAAGCTCATCGAAGCCGACATCCCGGCGCGCGAGATCAGCATCGTCTGGGCGGGCCTGAAGGCCGTCGAGATGGTCACGGGGCGCATGGGGTGGGCGCGCGCGGCGTGGTCCGGCGCCCTCAATGGCGCCTTCCTGGGCCTGATGTTCGGCGCGGTGTTCACGCTGCTGTCGCCGAGCCTGGAGATCACGGTCCTGATGGGCTGCCTGCTCGTCGGCGTCGCGATCGGCATGATCATGCAGCTGCTCGGCTACGCGCTCACGCGTCGCCGCCGCGACTACACGAGCATTACGGCGCCGATCGCCGACCACTACGAGATCGCCGTCTCGGGCACGCACGTCTCGAGCGCACGCCGCATCCTCGGCGGCGGTGACGGATCGGGCCCGGCGGCGCCGACCGCGCCCGCCGCGCCGACCGTCGCGCCCGCCGACCTCGAGCCGCCGCGCTACGGCATCCGCATTCAGGATCAGCGCCCGGCGGCCCCCGAGCCGCAATGGGCGCCGGTCGCCGAGGACCCCGCTCCCTCGGCACCCGCCGCCGACGCCGAGATCCCGCCCGTTACGCGGCCGGACGAGGACCGCGACGACCGCGACGACGACCAGCCGCCGGCACCCACCGGAAGCGCGTGA
- a CDS encoding twin-arginine translocase TatA/TatE family subunit: MEFGLSFDKIILIGVVAALLIGPEKLPRYAEMLGAFVRRAREFLQGAQERVKEEMGEDFQDVDWRKLDPRQYDPRRIIREALIEEPTPVVAGATASRAATTRTAVAPVRPAARRTFSAAEPPPFDAEAT, from the coding sequence GTGGAGTTCGGCCTGTCCTTCGACAAGATCATTCTGATCGGCGTGGTCGCGGCCCTCCTCATCGGACCCGAGAAGCTGCCGCGCTACGCCGAGATGCTCGGCGCTTTCGTGCGGCGAGCCCGCGAGTTCCTCCAGGGCGCGCAGGAGCGCGTCAAGGAGGAGATGGGCGAGGACTTCCAGGACGTGGACTGGCGCAAGCTGGACCCGCGCCAGTATGACCCGCGGCGCATCATCCGCGAGGCGCTCATCGAGGAGCCCACGCCGGTGGTCGCCGGGGCCACCGCCTCGCGGGCCGCCACGACGCGCACGGCGGTCGCGCCGGTGCGCCCGGCCGCGCGGCGGACGTTCTCGGCGGCCGAGCCGCCGCCGTTCGACGCCGAGGCCACCTGA
- a CDS encoding aminopeptidase P family protein yields the protein MSDSTATEQQQAEPVSNRKQPFPQGFLDTISEGWAERVEVPSPAREQAPYAARRRDAVSAAFPGKRLVIPAGSLKQRSNDTDYPFRAHSAFAHLTGWAADAEPDSMLVFEPTAAGHEVTLYFRERADRTTAEFYSDATIGEFWIGPRPALAGVAADLGLAAAHIDEFESREGDLVVDEDEELTRFVSELRLTKDEYEIAQMRLAVDVTAKGFDDIVRELPRIIEHPRGERVIEGVFHQRARSDGNWEGYDTIAAAGPHACYLHWTRNDGRVVPGDLVLIDAGVEVDSLYTADITRTLPVNGTFSPIQRKVYEAVREAADAAFAAARPGVTFRTVHETAMKVIAARTAEWGLLPVTAEEALDADKGGQHRRYMVHGTSHHLGIDVHDCAAARREMYYDGILQPGMVFTIEPGLYFQIDDLTVPEEYRGIGVRIEDDILMTADGPVNLSAGIPRTADEVEAWIARLSA from the coding sequence ATGAGCGACTCGACCGCGACGGAGCAGCAGCAGGCAGAGCCGGTGTCCAACCGGAAGCAGCCCTTCCCCCAGGGCTTCCTCGACACGATCAGCGAGGGCTGGGCCGAGCGCGTGGAGGTGCCGAGCCCCGCGCGCGAGCAGGCGCCGTACGCCGCCCGTCGCCGCGACGCCGTGTCGGCGGCGTTCCCCGGCAAGCGGCTCGTGATCCCCGCCGGGTCGCTCAAGCAGCGCAGCAACGACACCGACTACCCGTTCCGCGCGCACTCGGCCTTCGCGCACCTGACCGGCTGGGCCGCGGACGCCGAGCCCGACTCGATGCTCGTCTTCGAGCCGACCGCCGCCGGCCACGAGGTCACCCTCTACTTCCGCGAGCGTGCCGACCGCACCACCGCGGAGTTCTACTCCGACGCCACGATCGGCGAGTTCTGGATTGGCCCCCGCCCGGCCCTCGCCGGCGTCGCGGCCGACCTCGGCCTCGCCGCCGCGCACATCGACGAGTTCGAGTCCCGCGAGGGCGACCTCGTCGTCGACGAGGACGAGGAGCTGACCCGCTTCGTCTCCGAGCTGCGCCTGACCAAGGACGAGTACGAGATCGCGCAGATGCGCCTGGCCGTCGACGTGACTGCGAAGGGCTTCGACGACATCGTCCGCGAGCTGCCGCGCATCATCGAGCACCCGCGCGGGGAGCGGGTCATCGAAGGCGTCTTCCACCAGCGCGCCCGCAGCGACGGCAACTGGGAGGGCTACGACACGATCGCCGCCGCCGGTCCGCACGCCTGCTACCTGCACTGGACCCGCAACGACGGCCGGGTCGTCCCCGGCGACCTCGTGCTCATCGACGCCGGCGTGGAGGTCGACAGCCTCTACACCGCCGACATCACGCGCACCCTGCCCGTGAACGGCACGTTCAGCCCGATCCAGCGCAAGGTCTACGAGGCCGTGCGCGAGGCGGCCGACGCGGCCTTCGCCGCGGCTCGGCCGGGCGTCACCTTCCGCACCGTGCACGAGACGGCCATGAAGGTCATCGCCGCCAGGACGGCCGAATGGGGCCTGCTGCCCGTCACGGCCGAGGAGGCGCTCGACGCCGACAAGGGCGGCCAGCACCGCCGCTACATGGTGCACGGCACGAGCCACCACCTGGGCATCGACGTGCACGACTGCGCGGCCGCCCGCCGCGAGATGTACTACGACGGGATCCTGCAGCCGGGCATGGTCTTCACGATCGAGCCGGGCCTGTACTTCCAGATCGACGACCTCACCGTGCCCGAGGAGTACCGCGGCATCGGCGTGCGCATCGAGGACGACATCCTCATGACCGCCGATGGCCCCGTGAACCTCTCGGCCGGCATCCCGCGCACCGCGGACGAGGTCGAGGCCTGGATCGCGCGGCTGTCGGCCTGA
- a CDS encoding DUF2079 domain-containing protein has product MAENAWAFMPVYAYLSQAVATALGATWGVGGFIVSIVSGYLACLALHALLRERQSDREAMWAVTFFAAGPLAGLFHAGYAETLFLLLLFLALRGVLRRRWGRLYLLIPLMGFTRPGILAFALLLGLYGIRRWLRRREDPLPAREIVHIVALGALATAVGFAWQAIAAAVTGDPGAYLDTELAWRRSWVGTEHFLPTQGWFQGAEVWFGVWGLPTWLAPVAVVLLVVAGAALLIVPRAVRRIGPELRLWSASYLVYLLLVFFPQSSIFRLLVPLSPLWGAVAAVRVRGVRIAVLGLCLLGQWWWIWNMYGQGSAFWQIP; this is encoded by the coding sequence GTGGCCGAGAACGCCTGGGCGTTCATGCCCGTGTACGCCTACCTGTCGCAGGCGGTCGCGACGGCGCTGGGCGCGACGTGGGGCGTCGGCGGCTTCATCGTCTCGATCGTCTCGGGCTACCTCGCCTGCCTCGCGCTGCACGCCCTGCTGCGGGAGCGGCAGAGCGATCGCGAGGCGATGTGGGCGGTGACGTTCTTCGCCGCCGGCCCGCTCGCGGGCCTGTTCCACGCCGGCTACGCCGAGACGCTGTTCCTGCTCCTGCTGTTCCTCGCGCTGCGCGGCGTGCTGCGCCGCCGCTGGGGACGGCTGTACCTGCTCATCCCGCTCATGGGCTTCACGCGCCCCGGCATCCTCGCCTTCGCGCTGCTGCTGGGCCTGTACGGCATCCGGCGATGGCTGCGCCGGCGCGAGGACCCGCTGCCCGCGCGCGAGATCGTGCACATCGTCGCGCTGGGTGCGCTGGCCACCGCGGTCGGCTTCGCGTGGCAGGCGATCGCCGCCGCGGTCACGGGCGATCCCGGCGCGTACCTCGACACCGAGCTGGCGTGGCGGCGCTCCTGGGTCGGCACCGAGCACTTCCTGCCGACGCAGGGGTGGTTCCAGGGCGCGGAGGTCTGGTTCGGGGTGTGGGGCCTGCCCACCTGGCTCGCTCCCGTCGCCGTGGTGCTGCTCGTCGTGGCCGGTGCCGCGCTGCTCATCGTCCCCCGGGCGGTGCGGCGGATCGGACCGGAGCTGCGCCTGTGGTCGGCGAGCTACCTCGTGTACCTGCTGCTGGTGTTCTTCCCGCAGTCGAGCATCTTCCGCCTCCTCGTGCCGCTCTCGCCCCTGTGGGGCGCGGTCGCGGCCGTGCGCGTGCGCGGCGTGCGGATCGCGGTGCTCGGGCTGTGCCTGCTCGGCCAGTGGTGGTGGATCTGGAACATGTACGGCCAGGGGAGTGCCTTCTGGCAGATCCCCTGA
- a CDS encoding endonuclease/exonuclease/phosphatase family protein has product MRLLGVLITLLFACATAVLSFPAFFRVEHVYPIAQMVAMRGLLVVAFAAIALLFVLLAAARRIRGFALSMAMVAVIGAIAGGVTLGLRGYGHDSLPAATDTSVRVMTWNTLGNAAGAYRVAQTAIAMDADIIALPETSQDVGEQIAVEMRELGRPMWVHTVGYNQQDAPTPQAWETTLLISPDLGDYSVIESSADGSSNTTTLPSTVAMPVDGEGPIIVAVHAVSPTAGYMDSWPDDLRWIADQCAAGNSVILAGDFNATLDHLARFGMDGHDLGYCDDAAAETGNGAVGTWPTSMPSLLGAQIDHVMHSSAWRATGSIVLTNLDGAGSDHRPLVVQLEPVG; this is encoded by the coding sequence GTGCGTCTGCTCGGGGTCCTCATCACGCTGCTGTTCGCGTGCGCGACCGCGGTGCTGTCCTTCCCGGCGTTCTTCCGCGTCGAGCACGTGTACCCGATCGCGCAGATGGTCGCGATGCGCGGACTGCTCGTCGTGGCCTTCGCCGCGATCGCGCTGCTGTTCGTGCTGCTCGCGGCGGCGCGTCGGATCCGCGGCTTCGCCCTGTCGATGGCGATGGTCGCGGTCATCGGCGCGATCGCCGGCGGCGTCACCCTCGGCCTGCGCGGCTACGGACACGACTCGCTTCCCGCCGCCACCGACACGAGCGTGCGGGTGATGACGTGGAACACCCTCGGCAACGCCGCGGGCGCCTACCGCGTCGCCCAGACCGCCATCGCCATGGACGCCGACATCATCGCCCTGCCCGAGACGTCGCAGGACGTGGGCGAGCAGATCGCCGTGGAGATGCGCGAGCTCGGGCGGCCCATGTGGGTGCACACCGTCGGCTACAACCAGCAGGACGCGCCCACCCCGCAGGCCTGGGAGACGACGCTGCTCATCTCGCCCGACCTCGGCGACTACTCCGTGATCGAGTCGTCGGCCGACGGCTCGAGCAACACCACCACGCTGCCCAGCACCGTGGCCATGCCCGTCGACGGCGAGGGACCGATCATCGTGGCCGTGCACGCGGTCTCCCCCACCGCCGGCTACATGGACAGCTGGCCCGACGATCTGCGGTGGATCGCGGATCAGTGCGCCGCGGGCAACAGCGTGATCCTGGCCGGCGACTTCAACGCCACGCTCGACCACCTCGCGCGCTTCGGCATGGACGGCCACGACCTCGGCTACTGCGACGACGCGGCGGCCGAGACGGGCAACGGCGCCGTGGGCACCTGGCCCACGAGCATGCCGTCGCTCCTCGGCGCGCAGATCGATCACGTCATGCACTCCAGCGCCTGGCGGGCGACCGGATCGATCGTGCTCACCAACCTCGACGGGGCCGGCAGCGACCACCGCCCGCTCGTGGTCCAGCTCGAGCCCGTCGGCTGA
- a CDS encoding O-methyltransferase yields MSEQDAIARFVRENVIEPDHIMRARQHARELGAAPVSAALGAQLAFVAAATAARSIIEVGTGAGVSGLWMLHGAPDATLTTIDSEPEHLAAAREAFLAARVPTTRVRWITGRAAEVLPRMNEGAYDLVLIDADPARVMDDVAHGLRLARPGGTVLVPRVLAGGKVADPVQRDDLTTAYRTLLRETQESAAVVAALAPVGEGLLQLTTVAD; encoded by the coding sequence ATGAGCGAGCAGGATGCCATCGCGCGGTTCGTCCGCGAGAACGTGATCGAGCCGGATCACATCATGAGGGCCCGCCAGCACGCGCGCGAGCTCGGTGCGGCGCCGGTGAGCGCCGCCCTGGGCGCGCAGCTCGCCTTCGTCGCCGCTGCCACGGCCGCCCGATCGATCATCGAGGTCGGCACGGGCGCCGGCGTCTCCGGACTGTGGATGCTGCACGGCGCGCCCGACGCGACCCTCACCACGATCGACAGCGAGCCCGAGCACCTCGCCGCCGCGCGGGAGGCGTTCCTCGCCGCGCGCGTTCCCACCACCCGCGTGCGGTGGATCACCGGCCGCGCCGCCGAGGTGCTGCCGCGCATGAACGAGGGCGCATACGACCTCGTGCTCATCGACGCCGATCCCGCACGGGTCATGGACGACGTGGCGCACGGCCTGCGGCTCGCGCGCCCGGGCGGCACCGTGCTCGTGCCGCGCGTGCTCGCGGGCGGCAAGGTCGCCGACCCCGTGCAGCGCGACGATCTGACCACCGCCTACCGCACCCTGCTGCGCGAGACGCAGGAATCGGCGGCGGTGGTCGCCGCACTGGCTCCCGTCGGCGAGGGACTGCTGCAGCTGACGACCGTCGCGGACTGA